A DNA window from Pseudomonas tohonis contains the following coding sequences:
- a CDS encoding phosphate-starvation-inducible protein PsiE, translating to MKIKWAEELRGNVHGLAESLGNLLVESFHYLALFAIGGITAWAAVVAFLGMVEKGHITVDDILLLFIYLELGAMVGIYFKTNHMPVRFLIYVAITALTRLLISDVSHHNRPDESIVYVCGAILLLALSILVVRFASSRFPSEASDSVNPRRRLQVARGGEEEA from the coding sequence GTGAAAATCAAATGGGCTGAAGAGCTGCGCGGCAACGTGCACGGGCTGGCCGAGTCGCTGGGCAACCTGCTGGTGGAGAGCTTCCACTACCTGGCGCTGTTCGCCATCGGGGGGATCACCGCCTGGGCGGCGGTGGTGGCATTCCTGGGGATGGTGGAGAAGGGGCACATCACGGTGGATGACATCCTGCTGCTGTTCATCTACCTGGAGCTGGGGGCGATGGTGGGGATCTACTTCAAGACCAACCACATGCCGGTGCGCTTTCTGATCTACGTGGCGATCACCGCGCTGACGCGCCTCTTGATCTCCGACGTTTCGCACCATAACCGCCCCGACGAGAGCATCGTGTATGTCTGCGGTGCGATCCTGCTACTGGCGCTGTCGATCCTGGTGGTGCGCTTCGCCTCGTCGCGATTCCCCTCGGAGGCCAGTGACAGCGTGAACCCGAGGCGGCGCCTGCAGGTGGCGCGCGGTGGCGAAGAGGAAGCCTGA
- a CDS encoding YebG family protein, which translates to MAVEVVYRSSRDPERLFMDKAEADRYDKMLELAESLATVLHKAVPSLSEQQVEDLGIYMARNRDIFARAFKNQPDALAELDVVPAEE; encoded by the coding sequence ATGGCCGTCGAAGTGGTGTACCGCAGCAGCCGCGACCCGGAGCGCTTGTTCATGGATAAAGCCGAAGCCGACCGTTACGACAAGATGCTCGAACTGGCCGAGTCCCTGGCCACCGTCCTGCACAAGGCCGTGCCTTCGCTGAGCGAACAGCAGGTCGAGGACCTGGGCATCTACATGGCGCGCAACCGCGACATCTTCGCCCGCGCCTTCAAGAACCAACCCGACGCCCTCGCCGAACTGGACGTCGTCCCCGCCGAGGAATGA
- a CDS encoding DUF3509 domain-containing protein — MYNPFQILTDAFQADYRVNLSLERLDGNIMLTLADETGVVARRMISPAQRNDPKRLERVIESIRFGIAIEKGHNVGEMLSAMTGGKALPTLIERQPGRVTGPLAVGI, encoded by the coding sequence ATGTACAACCCCTTTCAGATTCTGACCGACGCCTTCCAGGCCGATTACCGGGTCAACCTCAGCCTGGAGCGCCTGGACGGCAACATCATGCTCACCCTGGCCGATGAGACCGGCGTGGTCGCGCGGCGCATGATCAGCCCCGCGCAGCGCAACGATCCGAAGCGCCTGGAGCGGGTGATCGAAAGCATCCGTTTTGGCATCGCCATCGAAAAAGGGCACAACGTCGGGGAAATGCTCAGCGCCATGACGGGAGGCAAGGCCCTCCCCACGCTGATCGAGCGCCAGCCCGGTCGGGTCACCGGCCCCCTCGCCGTCGGTATCTGA